From the Musa acuminata AAA Group cultivar baxijiao chromosome BXJ3-7, Cavendish_Baxijiao_AAA, whole genome shotgun sequence genome, one window contains:
- the LOC103990411 gene encoding expansin-B18: MAFPLHGSSSVLCFIVLLALSSLLSPCSCFNPKRLNFSSSALEGWSPAGATWYGSAHGAGSDGGACGYGNGVDRAPFSSMIAAGSPSIFKSGEGCGACYQIRCTKNAACSGNPVTIVLTDECPGGICLAEPVHFDLSGTAFGAMAKPGQSDQLRNAGVLQIQYTRVECNYAGIDVAFHVDVGSNPYYIAVLIEYEGGDGDLACVDIKEGASSSSSTPSSSWIPMTQSWGAEWRLNSGPKLRPPFSFRLTSGLSRKVLVANNVIPVGWQPGATYRSLVNYSD; encoded by the exons ATGGCATTCCCACTCCACGGGTCCTCTTCTGTTCTTTGCTTCATTGTTTTGCTTGCTCTGTCTTCTCTCCTCAGCCCTTGCAGTTGTTTCAACCCCAAGCGCTTAAACTTCTCGTCCTCTGCTCTTGAGGGCTGGTCGCCGGCGGGAGCCACCTGGTATGGAAGTGCTCATGGCGCCGGAAGTGACG GCGGTGCATGCGGATATGGTAACGGAGTTGACCGTGCTCCATTCTCTTCCATGATAGCAGCAGGCAGTCCTTCTATCTTCAAGTCAGGCGAGGGCTGCGGTGCTTGTTATCAG ATCCGATGCACTAAGAACGCTGCATGCTCTGGGAACCCGGTGACGATTGTGCTCACGGATGAGTGCCCTGGCGGTATATGTCTCGCCGAGCCCGTCCACTTCGACCTCAGCGGCACCGCATTCGGGGCCATGGCAAAACCTGGACAGTCAGATCAGCTTCGCAACGCCGGAGTTCTCCAAATACAGTACACTCG AGTGGAGTGCAACTACGCAGGCATCGACGTCGCCTTCCATGTGGACGTCGGCTCCAACCCATACTACATCGCGGTGCTCATCGAATACGAAGGAGGGGACGGAGATCTCGCGTGTGTGGACATCAAGGAGGgagcgtcgtcgtcgtcgtcgacgcCGAGCTCCTCATGGATCCCGATGACACAGTCGTGGGGCGCTGAGTGGAGGCTGAACTCAGGGCCGAAGCTGCGGCCGCCGTTCTCCTTCCGCCTGACCTCCGGCTTGTCGCGGAAGGTTCTCGTGGCCAACAATGTGATTCCGGTGGGTTGGCAGCCCGGGGCCACCTACAGATCGCTGGTGAACTACAGCGACTAA
- the LOC135582356 gene encoding uncharacterized protein LOC135582356 — MDAQRALLDELMGAARNLTEEQKKRYKEIRWDDKEVCGAYMVRFCPHDLFVNTKSDLGACPKIHDPKLKESFEKSPRHDAYVPRFEAELAQFCEKLVMDLDRKVKRGRDRLAQEVDATPAPVPAEKSEQLSVLEEKIKKLLEQIETLGESGKVDEAEALMRKVDMLNAEKTALTQQSANDKAMMLPQEKKMALCEICGSFLVANDAVERTQTHVSGKQHIGYGMVRDYLSEFKAVKEKAKEEERLAREKETDERKKVKDKDHENRVRERDLVGRERSRERERERDRYKDRSSERERSRDWSGRGSRDGGRGLDRRHDYHRNGRESDRDRFRDRSGARSRSRSPARHGYRRSRSPVRQY, encoded by the exons ATGGACGCCCAGAGAGCTCTCCTTGACGAACTCATGGGTGCAG CACGAAATCTCACGGAGGAACAGAAGAAGCGGTACAAGGAGATCCGGTGGGACGACAAGGAGGTCTGTGGCGCGTATATGGTTCGGTTCTGCCCGCACGATCTCTTTGTGAACACGAAGAGTGATCTTG GAGCTTGCCCTAAAATCCATGACCCGAAACTAAAAGAAAG TTTTGAGAAGTCTCCTAGGCATGATGCTTATGTTCCCAGGTTTGAAGCAGAGCTTGCACAGTTCTGTGAGAAGCTG GTGATGGATTTGGATAGAAAAGTTAAGCGTGGTCGTGATCGGTTGGCACAAGAAGTTGACGCAACACCTGCTCCAGTCCCTGCCGAAAAATCAGAACAACTCTCTGTGTTggaagaaaaaataaagaaactTCTAGAACAAATTGAGACACTTGGTGAATCAGGGAAGGTAGATGAAGCTGAGGCACTCATGAGAAAG GTGGATATGCTGAATGCCGAGAAGACAGCCCTGACCCAACAATCAGCAAATGATAAGGCTATGATGCTTCCACAAGAGAAGAAGATGGCACTATGTGAGATCTGTGGTTCATTTCTGGTGGCGAATGATGCTGTTGAGAGGACACAAACTCATGTAAGTGGGAAGCAGCATATTGGCTACGGCATGGTCCGAGAttatcttagtgagttcaag GCTGTGAAAGAAAAggcaaaggaagaagaaagactAGCTAGGGAGAAGGAAACAGATGAGCGGAAGAAAGTGAAGGATAAAGATCATGAGAATAGGGTTAGAGAGCGTGATCTGGTTGGAAGAGAGAGGTCTAGGGAGCGGGAACGTGAACGTGATAGGTATAAAGACCGGAGctccgagagagagagatcaagggATTGGagtggaagaggaagcagggatgGAGGAAGAGGATTGGATCGTAGGCATGACTATCACAGGAATGGGAGGGAATCAGACAGGGACAGGTTCCGAGACAGGTCTGGAGCACGAAGCAGATCCAGATCTCCTGCCAGGCATGGTTATAGAAGATCAAGAAGTCCAGTTCGACAATACTAG